The following nucleotide sequence is from Triticum dicoccoides isolate Atlit2015 ecotype Zavitan chromosome 7B, WEW_v2.0, whole genome shotgun sequence.
AGAGGACAGGACGCAGAGGCCCAAGAAGGGGGGCGTGGAAGCCGATGTTCGCGGCGAGGTCAAGGACAACCGCATAGTCTACAAGATCGGCGGTTTCGGGATGTCCACGAAAGGGCGGGGAAAGAAGCAGCCGGAGGTGATTATTCTGACGCCGTACAGCGCGCCGGAGCTCCTGCTGCACTCGCGCGAGTACGACGATCGCGTGGACACGTGGGGGCTGGGATGCATAATGGCCGACCTCCTCTCGGGCACCGGCGCCTCCATGTTCGACGGCGAGTCGGACATAGAGATCATGGCTAAAGTGTTTGGCATCGTCGGCACGGAGGGGATCAAGGAGTGGTCTGGATACTCGGGGCTAGCGGCAGACCGGAAGTCGAAGCTGCCGGGGAAGGGGGGCGTCAGCCGCCTTCGGCAAAAGTTTCCCAGTCGCAAGTTGTCGTCGGCCGGGTTCGAGGTGCTCAGCGGGCTGCTGGAGAGTAACCCGGAGAAGCGGCTTACCGCAGCGGAGGCGCTTCAGAAGCCTTGGTTTGGCAAACAAcgacgtggctttgctggtttcTTCAAGTCGTGCATGGTTGGAGTCCTACCGGAGACATAGAATTTACATGCTTTGTCTTTTAGCGTGTTCTCCTAAATGATTGTATATTTCAGAGATAACCTAGTGCATCATGCTTAAGTGTTTCATTTAATTGGCTTAGGAAATACtccctttagtgatctaaacgctcttatatttttttacggagggagtacctataACAACATTGCAGCCTTGTGGCATGTGTCCATGTTTTCTCACACATACACATATGATTAATATTTGAATTTAAAATTTAGTGATTATCATGAAAATGTATCAAACCAAGGCATTATCATAAACAATATTTCAAAAATGTATTTTGGGTTACACGAATCAATCATGAAGATACATTACTTTTCAGCCCAAACTTTACACAAACGTATTAGAACGGCTGGGCACGAGCGAATACTAGTGGTAGAACGGTTGATGTGCTTGTGATCTCATTCAAACTGAGAATATGATGACCCTCGACCTCAACATCCATTATGTACGTGTCCCGTCTAGTAAAGAATTCGAAAGGAGGGTAAAACCCTTGACTTCAACATCGATTGATGCACGGAGCCTTCTGTCCAATTATTTTTATGCACTTCCACTTTAGACCGACCATTGTGATCAATGTACTCCAACACATCATTGCTAAGGTGCGCGACATGATTCGCCCCGTGGTGGATCACTTCACGCACCCTACCAATTTGCCTTCATTAAAGGGAAGTTCAGTCATGATGGGATCATGGTTCTTTTCTTGAGATTTTTCATGAGGTTAAGGTCAAACTTCAACGAGGCATTTTCATCAAGCTAGATTTCTAGAAGGCTTATGACCACCTAGATTTGTCCTTTCTCCGCATGGTACTCGAGCGAAGGGGATTCGATGATTGTTGGTGCTCCGGGATCATGTTGATCATCGGGAGAGGTAGCACCATTGTCAATATTAATGGGGACATGGGTCTCTATTTTAGATCTTCATGCAGGGTGAGgaaggtgttggggaatgtagtaattttaaaaaaattcctacgcacacgcaagatcatggtgatgcatagcaacgagaggggagagtcttgtccacgtaccctcgtagaccgaaagcggaagcgttagaacaatgcggttgatgtagtcgtaggtcttcacgatccgaccgatcaagcaccgaaactacggcacctccgagttctagcacatgtttagctcgatgatgtccctcgaactccgatccagcggagtgtcgagggagagttccgtcagcacgacggcgtggtgacgacgatgatgttctaccgacgcagggcttcgcctaagcaccgctacgatattatcaaggaggactatggtggaggggggcaccgcacacggctaagagatcaatgatcaattgttgtgtctatggggtgcccccctcctccgtacataaagggggggggggaggaggagagggccggccaaggggacgaggcgcgcccaaggggggcaatcctagtccaagtaggatccccccctctttcctagtccaagtaggagaggggaaggaagggaaggagaaggagaaggaaggagagggaggaaaaggaggaaaggggggccgcccccctagtccaatttggtttgggctaggggggggggcgcccttgtctcctctcttccaccacttggcccatgaggcccattgcttcttcctcgtattcccgtaactccccggtacccccgaaaatacctgaatcactcgaaacctttccgatgtccgaacatagtcgtccaatatatcgatctttagtctcaaccatttcgagactcctcgtcatgtcccggatctcatccgggactccaactccttcggtacatcaaaacacataaactcataatataactgtcaacgaaaccttaagcgtgcggaccctacgggttcgagaactatgtagacatgaccgagacatgtttccggtcaataaccaatagcggaacctggatgctcatattggctcctacatattctacgaagatctttaccggtcaaaccgcataacaacatacgttgttccctttgtcatcggtatgttacttgcccgagattcgatcgtcggtatctcaatacctagttcaatctcgttaccggcaagtctctttactcgttatgtaatgcatcattccataactaactcattagttacattgcttgcaaggcttatagtgatgtgcattaccgagagggcccagagatacctctccgacaatcgaagtgacaaaacctaatctcgaaatatgccaactcaacatgtacctttggagacacctgtagagctcctttataatcacccagttacgttgtgacattttgtagcacacaaagtgttcctccgataaacgggagttgcataatctcatagttgtaggaacatgtataagtcatgaagaaagcaataggaacatactaaatgatcaagtgctaagctaacggaatgggtcatgtcaatcacatcattctactaatgatatgatcatgttaatcaaatgataactcatgtctattgctaggaaacacaaccatttttgatcaacaagctagtcaagtagaggcatactagtgacactatgtttgtctatgtattcacacatgtattatgtttccggttaatacaattctagcatgaataataaacatttatcatgatataaggaaataaataataactttattattgcctctagggcatatttccttcagaaggggGATTCCATCTCCcacctcctcttttttcttctggtTGACGCTCTGGTAGCTATCTTGGAGAAGGCAAAGATAGTTGGCCACATCTCTGGCCACCTCCAGTATGCAGACGACACCATGATCATCGAAGAGGGGTCAGAACTGGACATCATCAATCTGAAGTTCCTTATCCTATGCTTTTGGAGATGTCAGTCCTCAAGATCAACTTTGATACGACTGAGGTTGTTGTGGTCTTGTGGCATATGTGTGAGGAGCAACAGTCGATTGCAAACAACTTTAATAACAAGTTGACCGCTTTCCATATCACCTACCTGGGGATGCCGCTTCTGACTCTCGGAACTTGATTCGGGACTTTGACCCGCTTATGGGGGTGGGGGTCAGTGCCAAGGCTGAGCCATGGTGTGGTAGGTTCATCTCATAGGGGAGCAAGATTGTGCTTATCGACTCCCGCTTGTCTAATCTCCCGATGCTTATGATGGTGTCGTGGaaaggtcacggcagatgtcctagcaaaatgacttagtcgtggagccatcgtgactaggtagcttaaaggggttaaacgggacaaaggacacgggagtttatactggttcggccccttgcggtgaaggtaaaggcctaatccagtttgaggtggtattgcttatgtctcgattaccaaggagtgaatccgcttgacctagctttcgatctgttgtttcttgtcctgaaccgccgccggttcGTCCCTTTATACACACAGGTTGACACCCAGCGGCTCACGGCGTCCCGGCCGACTCATAGATAacgtgtccgactcggtgactacctttacatgccttataatacaagtcttTACAaatatggcggtttacccctatgggccttaagtcgcctttgggccttgggcccttaactaaaccACCATCTTTAATATCctcgtgggcttcatatgatgaatcgccataggtataacccgacccctcctgggcgggtcatacctaatagttatgtcCCCAACAttgggccccagattgatttgaactggttcatgtcaatcttcaatacttagaaaaaaaactCCCCTTCTTCATTTGTGTGAGAATTCATAactcgccatgacatcatcttctggatttgtgatagcctgccatgacgtcacctgccattaattcacacaatatccaacatatctcaacggatctttacCTTAATAACCGTCCTGAGAATCGACGCGCCTGGGAaactggataaccatgttttggtctcctcgtttttcgcgcccacttattagccttctccttataaatagccaCAACTGGCCTCTTCACATTCTCCCCTCTttccatcatcttcctcctctcgtgactctctgccactcgagctccgccgccgccgcgaagcacctcgtcctcctcgtccttggccgctgcatcaacctgtgccGGACCAGAGTACACCGACGCTCCACCGCAGTCGGGTCTGTATCTGTAAGTGCCCTTACTCCAATGCTTCAGACCGCATTAGGATTTCGGCTGTTCTTCGAAGTTCTTTCCTAGCTCTTCCACCGTACCACCTTTTGATCAAAAGACGACATAGAACTTGTGCGGTAGTAGTTTTGCCTCTGCCTTCAATACTAGCAGACCCTTTTTCCTTTGAAAATAGATCTCATTAGAGGTTATGAACTCCCTGCACTGGTTTTAGGtcttgatttattttctttttctaaaCTGCCGCTGATCCGAAATAATAATTGTaatctgtgaaacctgtttgtatgGTACTTAGCAAAAAACTGCATCTTGATAGATCCTTCTAGCCATGGTGGCTCATATTACCGGTTGTAGTTAAACTCAATGCTCAACCGATTTCTCTTTTGACATACATCAAACTGCTCATGGCGGCATATATAACCTGCTGtaattagtcatataccattaggcccctttttaaGACGCCATTTTGAATGTGCTGTAATACTTTTCGTCCGGCCTAATTTGAACCGGCAAACTTTGTTCTTTTCCTTTTAGGCTTCCTTCATAATGCCGCCTAAAACAACCACTTCCTGTAACTGGGTTCCTTCCATTGTCATGGAAAACACACTTCAAGACTTTGTGAAAACCGGTTACTTGCTGACGAAGTCTGTCATGTCTTACCACGCCCCCAAGCCGGAAGAGGAGAAACCTCAGCCCAAGGAAGGCGAGGTCATTGTCTTCACTggtcatatgaaccggggcttctcaccgcccggctctaaattcttCCGGGACGTTCTGCACCTTTTcaaccttcatcctcaagacatcggacccaattccgtgtccaacatgtgcaatttccaagtgttctgtgaagtctACCTTCAAGAGGATCCCACTGTGGATTTATTTAGATAGTACTTCTATTTGAACCAGCAAAATGAGTATTCAAACAGACCAAGTTTGgagcttggtggaatctcaattcagcgcAGGAGGGATGTTATCTTCCCTTACGCCCACCTGCCGAatcaccccaaggactggaaccatacatggttctactgcaaggatacctctccggctgacgagaaccaGCTTCCCGGCTTTCGCGCCCCGCGTCTTGAATCAAACCACCCTCTTCCTGACAAGCTTTCAGCTGCTGAACGCAAGAAACTCGCCCCTACCTTTGCCAAGATCAAGGCTCTGTTGGGAAACGGcctaactggcattgacttggttcgaTGCTGGGTTTCATGGCGGGTCATTCCCTTAAGCCGCCGCTCTAGCTAAATATGTGCCAAcacaggtgatgacccacaagtgtaggggatctatcatagtccttttgataagtaagagtgtcgaacccaacgaggagcataaggaaatgacaggcggttttcagtaaggtattctcttcaagcactgaaattgtaggtaacagatagtttggtgataagataatttgtaacgggtaacaggcaatgaaagtaaataaggtgcagcaaggtggcccaatcctttttgtagcaaaggacaagcctggacaatttcttataatgagaaaagcgctcccgaggacacatgggaattatcgtcaagctagttttcatcacgctcatatgattcacgttcgatactttgataatttgatatgtgggtggaccggtgcttgggtactaccctcccacttatgattaacccctattgcaagcatccgcaactacaaaagaagtattaaggtaaacctaaccatagcatgaaacatatggatccaaatcagccccttacaaagcaacttataaactagggtttaatcttctatcactctagcaacccatcatctacttattacttcccaatgccttcctctaggcccaaataatggtgaagtgtcatgtagtcgacgttcacataacaccactagaggagagacaacatacatctcatcaaaatatcaaatgaataccaaattcacatgactactaatagcaagacttcacccatgtcctcaggaacaaacataactactcacaaagcatattcatgttcatgaacagaggagtattaatatgcattaaggatctgaacatatgatcttccaccaagtaaaccaattagcatcaactacaaggagtaatcgacactactagcaacccacaggtaccaatttgtggttttgatacaagattggatacaagagattgaccccctcccgatgagaggatcgttggtgatgacgatggtgatgattccccctccaggagtgaagtttccccggcagaacagctccgccggagccctagattggttccgccaaggttccgcctcatggcagcggagtttcgtcccgtaagcttgcttatgatttttttagggtaagagacttcatatagcagaagatgggcaccggagggccaacagggggcccacgagacaggggggcgcgcccagtaggggggacgcccccaccctcgtggccagggtgtgggccccctctggtactttctttgctcaataattcttattaattccaaaaatgactttcgtggagtttcaggacttttggagctgtgcagaataggtttccaatatttgctccttttccagccagaatcccagctgccggcattctccctcttcatgataaaccttgtaaaataagagaaaatagccataagtattgtgacataatgtgtaataacagcccataatgcaataatatcgatataaaagcatgatgcaaaatggacgtatcaacttccccaagcttagacctcacttgtcctcaagcagaagccgaaatcgaaaaatatgtccacatgtttagagatagaggtgtcgataaaaataaaatacggacatgagggcatcatgatcattcttataacagcaaaattatagattttgtcatatgatttcttatgctcaagtagcaatctattcacaatgtcaagtatggttcagaaacttcattgagaactagcaaactataatctcagtcattgaagcaattgcaatttatcataacatcagaaagagtcaagaatggaGCTTATCAGCAAGTccatatactcaactatcatatagtcttctacaattgctaacactcacgcaatacttatggttatggagtttcaatcggacacttagaaagataggggcttataattttgcctcccaatgtattcacctttgggtgatgtcaacaataatagttcatgctaacttacatccaattggatatatatatcaggatctttccaacatgaggtgcttgccaaaggataaaatgaaaaaagggaaaggtgaagatcaccttggctcgtgcataaagtaaaagacataaagtaaaagataggcccttcgtagaggggagcagaggttgtcatgtgcttttagggttggatgcacaaaatcttaatgcaaaagaatgtcactttatattgccacttgtgatattaacctttattatgcagtccgtcgcttttattacttccatatcacacgatcgtataaagcttattttctccgcactaataagtcatacatatttagagagcaatttttattgcttgcaacatgacaacttacttgaaggatcttactcaatccacaggtaggtatggtgggctctcatgggaaaactgggtttaaggatatttggaaccacaagtagtatctctacttgatgcaaggaatttggctagcatgagggggaaaggcaagctcaacatgttcggaagttccatgacaatatactttaactgagatgtgagaaaacataacccattacgttgtgttccttgtccaacatcaactctttagcatgtcatacttaatgagtgctcacaatcataaaagatgtccaagatagtatatttatatgtgagaacctctctttctttattacttcctattaattgcaatgatgaccaaaactaggtttttcaactctcaacaacttttaagcctcatactctttatgtgtgaagtcattactatccataagatcaatatgaactcttttattctttttattctttctattttctcaagatcatagcaggatagcaaagcccttgactcaacactaatctttattatatagctcacggactcgattacataaaaggatcacaaagcaaaactcaaaactaattcataccaaaacttcaatctactagatcaagatgttACTaaaatcgaactaagtaaaacggtaaagataggagtgtgatggtgatacgataccggggcacctcccccaagcttggcagttgccaaggggagtgcccatacccatgtaattatgtcctcggaggtgacgaaggcggtgatgatgatggtggataatcacaCATTGAGCGTAAcaactcctccaacttgcggataatgcccttgagtgcgacgatatgatacttcaacaaaatattttcctgtgtgagatacttgttttgtatgcgagccaactcaatcatcttgaaagcttcaatctcagttggggtaaagaggttaggtagaggttgatggatgttttcttcttccaccaccggagcttggtactccatggccttcttgatcccttcatccttgttgatctcctccggttcttctcttttcagctctatcttcaatagccaagcatccttgtcttcattgttgaaggagggtgacatcatgatgctctaaatctgtcagaaaaacagctcgaaacgaaaacagaagttttttgcgtgatacagtggtcaaaaccttcgggagattatataatgaatttttaccgaccaaaataagtatcatgcaagaaaacggagtccaggaggcaaacgaggtgcccatgaggcaggggggcgtgcccagtaagggtgggcgcgccctccaccctcgtggaggcctcgtgtccttcccggattacttcttgctttccaaaattcttaaatattcataaactgagaaaaattgccattataattgttttggagtcggtttacttaccgtaccatgtacctattccttttcggagtctgaaacattctagaaagtgtcccttatgtattcctccggggttacggtttcaacaatattaatttcaacatttataggattacctgagatataatgtttgattctttgaccgttcaacaACTTtgaatttgtgcctttgaagttgctaatttttatggcaccggaacgatagacctcctcgataacgtaaggaccttcccacttagagagaaattttcctgcaaaaaatcttaaacgagagttgaatagcaacacataatcacctacgttaaattctcgcttttgtattcttttgtcatgccatcttttaactttttctttgaacaacttggcattctcatatgcttgggttctccattcatcaagtgagctaatatcaaataacctcttctcagcgGCAAGTTTGAaaccatagttgagctctttaatggcgcgatatgctttatgttcaagttcgagaggtaagtgacatggttttccataaaccatcttatacggagacatacccataggatttttatatgcagttctataggcccataatgcatcatcaagtttcttggaccaattctttctagatctattaatagtcttttgcaaaattaatttgagctctctattactcaactctacttgaccactagactgtgggtgataaggagatgcaattatatgattaacatcatacttagaaagcattttacgaaaggcaccatgaataaaatgtgaaccaccaaaagtcataagatatctagggactccaaacctcggaaaaataacttctttatgcatcttaatagaggtgttatgatcagcactactagttggaatagcttctacccatttagtaacgtaatcaacaacaactaaaatatgtgtgtatccattagaggaaggaaaaggtccaatataatcaaagccccaaacatcaaatggttcaataacaagagaataattcataggcatttcttgacgtctactaatattaccaattctttgacattcatcacaagacaaggcaaacttacgggcatctttgaagagagtaggctaataaaaaccggattgcaataccttatgtgcagttctatctccagcgtggtgtcctccatatggttcggagtgacacttgcgtaggatatgttcctgttcatgctcaggtacacaacgtctaataacaccatctactccttctttataaaggtgtgggtcatcccagaagtaaagtCTTAAATTataaaagaattttttcttttgctggtatgtgaagctaggtggtataaatttagcaacaatgtaattagcaaaatcagcataccatggagccgtACGAGAAGCATTAGTGACCGCTAATTTTtttatcaggaaagctatcatcaataggtagtgggtcatcaagaacattctctaacctagacaagttgtctgcaacggggttctcagctccctttctatcaataatatgcaaatcaaattcttgaagcaagagaacctatctaatcagtctaggtttagcatctttcttttccataagatatttaatagcagcatgatcagtgtgaatagttactttagaatcaacaatataaggtctgaacttatcacaagcaaatacaagtgctaaaaattctttttcagtagtagcataatttctctgggcagtgtcaagagttttactagcatactggataacatttaatttcttatcaactctttgccctataacaacacctacagcataatcactagcatcacacataatttcaaagggtaaattccaatcaggtggccgaacaataggtgcagtgatcaaagctttcttaaatatttcaaatgcttctacacaatcatcatcgaaaacaaaaggaatatctttttgtaataaattagtcagaggcctagagattttagaaaagtccttaatgaacctcctataaaaaccagcatgaccaaggaaacttcttataccttttatgtcattgggacacgacatcttttcaatagcattaactttagctttatcaacttcaatacctctttcagaaatcttatgccccaagacaatgccttcattaaccataaggtgacacttttcccaattcaagacgagactagtgtcttcgcatctctgcaaaactcgatcaaggttgctcaagcaatcatcaaaagaggatccataaatggagaagtcatccatgaatacctcacaaatcttttcacagaagtcagagaatatagccatcatgcatctttgaaaggtagaaggtgcattacataaaccaaaaaccatacgtctataagcaaaagtaccaaaagggtaagtaaaagtagtttttgattgatcctccg
It contains:
- the LOC119338940 gene encoding putative cyclin-dependent kinase F-2 produces the protein MAASAGKKEAAWPATMARYERLEKLGAGINGEVFKAWDTQDNLIVAVKRLSGSGDDGFIISGLPEVMREAMCLGACRGIPSIVQHRRTYADACQSETGDFFIVMDYVGRLNLRGYMQRRVHRRRPFSEDEVRRIMKQLVEGVKAVHGVDILHLDIKPENVLLDDGTEDRTQRPKKGGVEADVRGEVKDNRIVYKIGGFGMSTKGRGKKQPEVIILTPYSAPELLLHSREYDDRVDTWGLGCIMADLLSGTGASMFDGESDIEIMAKVFGIVGTEGIKEWSGYSGLAADRKSKLPGKGGVSRLRQKFPSRKLSSAGFEVLSGLLESNPEKRLTAAEALQKPWFGKQRRGFAGFFKSCMVGVLPET